One Candidatus Polarisedimenticolaceae bacterium DNA window includes the following coding sequences:
- a CDS encoding YciI family protein: protein MRYLLLIYENEKAWMSIPEDQQGAIFGEYMAFTESIKKSGNLLGGDPLQPTDTATCVRVREGKRLVTDGPFAETREQLGGYYLVDAKDLDEAIAIAERIPSARMGTIEIRPIMELPA, encoded by the coding sequence ATGCGTTATCTGCTCCTGATCTACGAGAACGAGAAGGCCTGGATGTCGATCCCCGAGGACCAGCAGGGGGCGATCTTCGGCGAGTACATGGCGTTCACCGAGTCGATCAAGAAGTCCGGGAACCTGCTGGGCGGAGATCCGCTCCAGCCGACCGACACCGCGACGTGCGTGCGCGTCCGCGAAGGCAAGCGCCTGGTCACCGACGGCCCCTTCGCCGAGACCCGCGAGCAGCTCGGCGGCTACTACCTCGTCGACGCGAAGGACCTCGACGAGGCGATCGCCATCGCCGAGCGCATCCCCTCCGCGCGAATGGGCACGATCGAGATCCGCCCGATCATGGAGCTGCCGGCCTGA
- a CDS encoding RNA polymerase sigma factor has protein sequence MSDLSRLFREEGPRVRAAVLRVVRDFDLAEEAMQDACVAALEQWPREGAPANPGAWLAATARNKAIDRLRRRSRTAPLDAAPEPAISPDEIEAAAVEDDRLRLIFTCCHPAIALEAQVALTLRTLCGLTTEEIARAFLVPVPTMAQRLVRAQRKILDAGIPYEVPEPGALPARLDAVLAVVYLIFNEGYAATEGRDLVRADLCDEAIRLGRLIDALLQGRAEVEGLLALMLLHDSRRAARVDAAGDLVLLEDQDRTRWDRGKILEGLVLVERALRRAPPGPHTLQAAIAGVHARATTASETDWREISILYALLARAAPSPVVEVNRAVAVAFAEGWEVGLRLLDRPDLRARVTSFLPYHAARADLLRRLGRRDEAAAAYRRALECAPNEAERRYLTRRLNG, from the coding sequence CTGAGCGACCTCTCCCGCCTCTTCCGCGAGGAAGGGCCGCGCGTGCGCGCCGCGGTGCTGCGCGTCGTGCGCGATTTCGACCTCGCGGAGGAGGCGATGCAGGACGCCTGCGTCGCGGCGCTCGAGCAGTGGCCGCGCGAGGGCGCCCCGGCGAATCCAGGCGCCTGGCTCGCCGCGACCGCGCGGAACAAGGCCATCGACCGCCTGCGACGCCGCTCGCGCACGGCCCCCCTCGACGCGGCCCCGGAGCCCGCGATTTCCCCGGACGAGATCGAAGCCGCCGCCGTCGAGGACGACCGGCTTCGGCTGATCTTCACCTGCTGCCACCCCGCGATCGCCCTCGAGGCGCAGGTCGCGCTCACCCTCCGCACGTTGTGCGGTCTCACGACCGAGGAGATCGCGCGCGCGTTCCTCGTGCCGGTGCCGACGATGGCGCAGCGTCTGGTGCGCGCGCAGCGGAAGATCCTCGACGCGGGCATCCCCTACGAAGTCCCGGAGCCCGGCGCGCTCCCGGCGCGCCTCGACGCGGTGCTTGCGGTCGTGTACCTGATCTTCAACGAGGGGTACGCCGCGACCGAAGGGCGCGACCTCGTGCGCGCCGACCTCTGCGACGAGGCGATCCGCCTCGGACGCCTGATCGACGCCCTGCTCCAAGGACGCGCCGAGGTCGAGGGGCTGCTCGCGCTGATGCTCCTGCACGACTCGAGGCGTGCGGCGCGCGTCGACGCCGCCGGCGACCTCGTCCTCCTCGAGGACCAGGACCGCACCCGCTGGGACCGGGGGAAGATCCTCGAGGGGCTCGTCCTCGTCGAGCGGGCGCTGCGCCGCGCTCCGCCGGGACCCCATACGCTGCAGGCCGCGATCGCCGGCGTGCACGCCCGCGCCACGACGGCCTCCGAGACCGACTGGCGCGAGATCTCGATCCTCTACGCCCTCCTCGCGCGCGCGGCGCCGTCCCCCGTCGTCGAGGTCAACCGCGCGGTGGCCGTGGCGTTCGCGGAGGGGTGGGAGGTCGGACTGCGCCTGCTCGACCGCCCCGACCTGCGCGCACGGGTCACCTCCTTCCTCCCGTACCACGCGGCGCGAGCGGACCTGCTCCGGCGCCTCGGCCGCCGCGACGAGGCGGCGGCGGCCTACCGGCGCGCGCTCGAGTGCGCTCCCAACGAGGCGGAGCGCCGGTACCTCACCCGACGGCTCAACGGCTGA